The following proteins are co-located in the Candidatus Nanopelagicales bacterium genome:
- the rlmN gene encoding 23S rRNA (adenine(2503)-C(2))-methyltransferase RlmN — MSSVDLPGITAPGRRAAVVRPPRHWADLDPDERRTAVVAAGLPQFRADQISRHYFGRDSATPQAWTDLSSDVAERVAQEWFPELLTEVRTLACDHGDTVKAVWRLTGGALVESVVMAYPQRITACVSSQAGCGIGCPFCATGQQGLTRNLSAAEIVEQVRSARVLAASGRFGGSPGARGSRGPGGPGGQGGSRDRLTNVVFMGMGEPLANYRALLTALHSIIDPTPAGFGMSARNVTVSTVGLVPRMHQLAQEGLPVTLALSLHAPDDELRDQLVPINHRWPVAEVMAAADAYASATGRRYSVEYALIRDVNDQPERATALGEVLAGRLTHLNVIPLNPTPGSPWTAADPHVEQQFVSIVRSAGVAVTVRDTRGREIDGACGQLAAATAGGSS; from the coding sequence ATGAGTTCCGTCGACCTTCCCGGAATCACCGCGCCCGGCAGGCGTGCCGCAGTGGTCCGCCCACCCCGGCACTGGGCGGACCTCGATCCCGACGAACGGCGCACCGCGGTGGTGGCGGCGGGGCTGCCGCAGTTCCGGGCCGATCAGATCTCTCGGCACTATTTCGGTCGCGACAGCGCCACTCCGCAGGCATGGACCGACCTCTCGTCAGATGTGGCCGAGCGGGTGGCGCAGGAGTGGTTCCCGGAGTTGCTCACGGAGGTCCGGACTCTGGCCTGCGACCACGGCGACACCGTGAAGGCGGTCTGGCGGCTCACCGGCGGCGCACTGGTGGAGAGCGTCGTCATGGCCTACCCACAACGCATCACGGCCTGCGTGTCCTCGCAGGCGGGCTGTGGGATCGGCTGCCCGTTCTGCGCCACCGGGCAGCAGGGTCTGACGCGAAATCTGTCAGCTGCCGAGATCGTCGAGCAAGTACGCAGTGCGCGGGTTCTGGCTGCCTCCGGAAGGTTCGGCGGTTCGCCGGGCGCGCGTGGGTCGCGTGGACCGGGCGGGCCGGGTGGGCAGGGTGGGTCGCGTGACCGACTGACGAACGTAGTGTTCATGGGGATGGGAGAGCCGCTGGCGAACTACCGTGCGCTCCTCACGGCACTGCACAGCATCATCGATCCGACGCCAGCCGGTTTCGGGATGTCGGCACGCAACGTCACCGTCTCGACGGTGGGACTAGTGCCCCGCATGCACCAACTTGCGCAGGAAGGTCTGCCAGTCACCCTCGCGTTGTCTCTGCACGCCCCCGACGACGAACTGCGGGATCAGCTCGTCCCCATCAACCACCGGTGGCCGGTCGCCGAGGTCATGGCGGCTGCCGACGCGTACGCCTCCGCCACAGGTCGCCGCTACAGCGTCGAATACGCCCTCATCCGAGACGTGAATGATCAGCCCGAGCGGGCAACCGCCCTCGGCGAAGTTCTGGCGGGTCGCCTCACACACCTCAATGTGATCCCGCTGAACCCGACCCCCGGGTCGCCGTGGACGGCTGCTGATCCCCACGTCGAACAGCAGTTCGTGTCGATCGTCCGATCGGCGGGTGTCGCAGTGACGGTCCGCGACACTCGTGGACGGGAGATCGACGGCGCCTGCGGTCAATTGGCGGCGGCTACGGCGGGCGGCAGCTCATGA
- the dxr gene encoding 1-deoxy-D-xylulose-5-phosphate reductoisomerase → MTPRDVVILGSTGSIGTQALDVIARNPGLFRVVGLAAGGSDPDLLARQIIATGARWVAVARPGSAAIVRERVRELLREATRERARERAEGDAGDVVESPVDGIAEGPQAAAELAALDCDVVLNGMAGAVGLEPTLAALRAGNRVALANKESLIIGGPVVTRLAQPDQIVPVDSEHSALAQSLRGGSKAEVRRLILTASGGPFRGRNRADLADVTPEQALAHPTWSMGPLVTINSATLVNKGLELIEAHLLFDIGFDRLDVVIHPQSIVHSMVEFTDGSTIAQASPPDMRLPISLGLSWPDRVPDAAPSCDWSTAATWTFEPVDVDTFPAIRLAAQVGAAGGVHPAIFNAADEVAVAAFLAGRVSFPGIVDTVESVITEYDGRFDGNSLDVQDVLAADRWARTRATDLLSR, encoded by the coding sequence ATGACCCCCCGCGACGTCGTCATCCTCGGCTCGACCGGGTCCATCGGCACTCAGGCGCTCGACGTCATTGCGCGCAACCCGGGTCTGTTCCGGGTCGTGGGACTCGCGGCCGGTGGTTCCGACCCCGATCTCCTGGCACGCCAGATCATCGCGACGGGTGCTCGCTGGGTCGCTGTCGCCCGTCCGGGTAGTGCTGCGATCGTCCGCGAGAGAGTCCGTGAACTACTCCGCGAGGCAACCCGGGAGAGAGCCCGCGAGCGAGCCGAGGGGGATGCCGGCGACGTCGTGGAGTCTCCCGTGGACGGCATCGCGGAGGGACCTCAGGCCGCGGCGGAACTGGCCGCCCTGGACTGCGATGTCGTGCTCAACGGCATGGCGGGGGCAGTGGGTCTGGAGCCGACCCTCGCGGCGTTGCGGGCGGGGAACCGAGTCGCCCTGGCCAACAAGGAGTCCCTCATCATCGGTGGGCCCGTCGTCACCCGACTGGCCCAGCCCGACCAGATAGTGCCGGTGGACTCCGAACACTCCGCACTCGCCCAATCGCTGCGGGGGGGCTCCAAGGCGGAGGTCCGGCGGCTCATCCTCACCGCCAGCGGCGGACCTTTCCGGGGGCGAAACCGGGCAGATCTCGCCGATGTGACGCCTGAACAGGCTCTGGCCCATCCCACCTGGTCCATGGGACCACTGGTGACCATCAACTCGGCGACGCTGGTGAACAAGGGCCTGGAGTTGATCGAGGCGCACCTGCTGTTCGACATCGGATTCGATCGCCTCGACGTCGTGATCCACCCGCAGTCGATCGTCCACTCGATGGTCGAATTCACAGACGGCTCGACCATTGCCCAGGCCAGCCCGCCGGACATGCGACTGCCCATCTCCCTCGGACTGTCGTGGCCCGACCGGGTCCCCGATGCGGCGCCGTCGTGCGACTGGAGCACCGCTGCGACCTGGACCTTCGAGCCGGTCGATGTGGACACGTTCCCCGCGATCCGACTGGCCGCGCAGGTCGGGGCGGCCGGTGGCGTCCACCCGGCCATCTTCAACGCCGCTGACGAAGTTGCCGTGGCCGCGTTCCTCGCCGGCCGAGTGTCGTTTCCCGGGATTGTGGATACGGTGGAGAGCGTTATCACCGAATATGACGGGCGTTTCGACGGGAACTCGCTGGACGTACAGGACGTCCTAGCGGCAGACCGGTGGGCGCGGACGCGGGCCACCGACCTGCTCAGCCGTTGA
- a CDS encoding site-2 protease family protein translates to MADVLANIAGIVIFIFLIFLSIGLHEFGHFATAKHYGAKVTEFMIGFGPALFARTKGETRYGVKAIPVGGYCRIIGMYPPGGPIAPSRGAGSVS, encoded by the coding sequence ATGGCGGATGTCCTCGCGAACATCGCGGGAATCGTCATCTTCATCTTCTTGATCTTCTTGTCCATCGGACTGCACGAGTTCGGTCACTTCGCCACTGCCAAGCACTACGGCGCCAAGGTCACCGAGTTCATGATCGGTTTCGGTCCCGCCCTGTTCGCCCGCACCAAGGGTGAGACCCGTTACGGCGTGAAGGCCATCCCGGTGGGGGGATACTGCCGGATCATCGGCATGTACCCACCGGGCGGGCCGATCGCGCCGAGCCGGGGGGCAGGTTCGGTCAGTTGA
- a CDS encoding site-2 protease family protein, whose translation MIEEARRQSLSEVEPGDENRMFYRLPVRQRIVVMMAGPFMNLLLAVILFGILLVGIGLPQPTSKLAAVVPCVPTVTNPDGAPAADGSCQGSSPTSATQAGLLPGDEVRAINGQPIAAWEDISASLAGVTGATDIVVVRDGVELTRTVPLESAQLPVYDDQGKVTGETVERTFLGVRPEVDYVGLPVSAVPGYMWDITSQSVAALFTMPQRLYELSVTLATNGERSPESPVSVVGVTRLGGEIAAMDEPIDAKVGSFLGLAASLNLFLFLFNLLPVLPLDGGHVAAALYEAARRKWAAWRHRPDPGPVDTARLLPVTYSVAILLITVGAVVIWADLVKPITLGG comes from the coding sequence TTGATCGAAGAGGCCCGGCGGCAGTCGCTCTCCGAGGTCGAACCCGGCGACGAGAACCGCATGTTCTACCGGTTGCCGGTGCGGCAGCGGATCGTCGTGATGATGGCCGGCCCCTTCATGAATCTCCTCCTCGCCGTGATCCTGTTCGGAATCCTGCTCGTGGGTATCGGGTTGCCGCAGCCGACATCGAAGTTGGCCGCTGTGGTCCCGTGCGTTCCCACAGTGACCAACCCCGACGGCGCGCCGGCTGCTGACGGATCCTGTCAGGGCAGTTCGCCGACCTCTGCCACTCAGGCGGGACTGCTACCCGGTGACGAGGTACGAGCGATCAATGGCCAACCCATCGCAGCGTGGGAGGACATCAGTGCGTCGCTCGCGGGCGTCACCGGTGCCACCGACATCGTGGTGGTGCGCGACGGTGTCGAACTGACGCGGACGGTCCCCCTGGAGTCAGCGCAGTTGCCGGTGTACGACGACCAGGGCAAGGTCACCGGCGAAACCGTGGAACGAACCTTCCTGGGAGTGCGACCCGAGGTCGACTACGTGGGGCTACCCGTGAGTGCGGTACCCGGGTACATGTGGGACATCACCAGCCAGTCGGTGGCGGCTCTGTTCACCATGCCGCAGCGCCTGTACGAGCTCAGTGTGACTCTGGCCACCAACGGGGAACGCAGTCCCGAGAGCCCCGTGAGCGTGGTCGGGGTGACGCGGCTCGGCGGCGAGATAGCGGCCATGGACGAACCCATCGACGCCAAGGTCGGTTCGTTCCTGGGTCTCGCGGCCTCGCTGAATCTGTTCTTGTTCTTGTTCAACTTGCTGCCCGTCCTGCCGCTCGACGGGGGACACGTGGCAGCAGCGCTGTACGAGGCGGCGCGCCGGAAATGGGCAGCGTGGCGCCACCGGCCCGATCCCGGTCCGGTGGACACGGCGCGGCTGTTGCCGGTGACGTACTCGGTGGCGATCCTGTTGATCACTGTCGGTGCCGTGGTCATCTGGGCGGACCTGGTCAAGCCGATCACGCTTGGAGGCTGA
- the ispG gene encoding flavodoxin-dependent (E)-4-hydroxy-3-methylbut-2-enyl-diphosphate synthase: MTIPLGTPTVATLAPRRKSRQILLRHPSHPVAVGGDAPISVQSMTTTVTADVNSTLQQIAELTAAGCQVVRVAVPSADDAEALPTIAKKSNIPVIADIHFQPRYVYAAIDAGCAGVRVNPGNIKKFDDQVAQIAKVAGDAGTPIRIGVNAGSLDPRLLTKYGRATPEALVESALWECSLFEEHGFRDIKISVKHHDPVVMVQAYRLLAEQCDYPLHLGVTEAGPAQQGTIKSAVAFGALLSQGIGDTIRVSLSAPPVEEVKVGRGILESLNLRERGLEIVSCPSCGRAQVDVYTLAEQVTAGLQGLEVPLRVAVMGCVVNGPGEAREADLGVASGNGKGQIFVKGEVIKTVPEAMIVETLIEEAMRLAEGMDATGAPEVGVAP, from the coding sequence GTGACCATCCCGCTGGGTACGCCAACCGTCGCTACTCTCGCCCCACGCCGCAAGAGCCGCCAGATCCTGCTCCGGCATCCGAGTCACCCCGTCGCCGTCGGCGGTGACGCGCCGATCTCGGTGCAGTCCATGACGACTACCGTCACTGCCGACGTCAACTCCACACTGCAGCAGATCGCCGAACTCACCGCCGCCGGTTGCCAGGTTGTCCGCGTCGCGGTCCCGAGCGCCGATGACGCGGAGGCGTTGCCCACCATTGCCAAGAAGTCGAACATCCCGGTCATCGCGGACATCCACTTCCAACCCCGATACGTCTACGCGGCCATCGATGCCGGGTGTGCGGGAGTTCGGGTCAATCCCGGCAACATCAAGAAGTTCGACGACCAGGTCGCCCAGATCGCCAAGGTGGCCGGCGATGCGGGCACCCCGATCCGGATTGGTGTCAATGCCGGCTCGCTGGACCCTCGTCTGCTGACCAAGTACGGCCGGGCCACCCCCGAGGCTCTTGTCGAGTCGGCCTTGTGGGAGTGCTCACTGTTCGAAGAACACGGCTTCCGTGACATCAAGATCTCGGTCAAACACCACGACCCGGTCGTCATGGTTCAGGCGTACCGGCTGTTGGCCGAACAGTGCGACTACCCCTTGCATCTCGGGGTCACCGAAGCGGGCCCTGCCCAGCAGGGAACCATCAAGTCCGCTGTCGCCTTCGGGGCCCTGCTCAGCCAAGGGATCGGTGACACCATCAGGGTCTCGCTGTCCGCGCCACCGGTCGAGGAAGTGAAGGTCGGCCGCGGCATCCTCGAATCGCTCAACCTGCGCGAGAGGGGCCTCGAGATCGTCTCGTGCCCTTCCTGTGGCCGGGCGCAAGTCGACGTGTACACGTTGGCCGAGCAGGTCACGGCCGGACTTCAGGGACTCGAGGTCCCGCTGCGTGTTGCAGTCATGGGCTGCGTTGTCAATGGTCCCGGCGAGGCCCGGGAAGCCGACCTCGGTGTGGCCAGCGGTAACGGGAAAGGTCAGATCTTCGTCAAAGGCGAGGTCATCAAGACGGTGCCAGAGGCAATGATCGTCGAGACCCTCATCGAGGAGGCCATGCGACTTGCCGAGGGGATGGACGCGACGGGCGCGCCGGAGGTCGGCGTCGCGCCGTGA
- a CDS encoding GNAT family N-acetyltransferase, which yields MTSSVTVDRAGTPSDSVRVLGPADELGLRDLMRSDPVRHCFAESRLESGGLRVGAPGGPFWGVGPPGHPRSALLVGANLVPIATDDTTRSAFAAHAIRQGRRSSSIVGAADEVLALWERLAPHWGPAREVRDDQLMMVATATPRVPADDEVRVSEPTDLDLLFPACVAMFTEEVGVSPIAGGMEYAYRRRVAELIRQGRSYARFDDVGPMFKAEVGALSRRACQIQGVWVRPELRRHGLAGRGMAAVVELARQISPMVSLYVNSFNVGAVRAYEAAGFRTVERFATVLF from the coding sequence GTGACCAGTAGCGTCACCGTGGATCGGGCGGGTACGCCATCGGACTCGGTGCGCGTCCTGGGCCCCGCCGACGAGCTCGGCCTGCGCGACCTGATGCGCAGCGACCCGGTCCGGCACTGTTTCGCGGAATCGAGGCTGGAGTCCGGAGGGCTCCGTGTCGGGGCCCCAGGCGGCCCCTTCTGGGGCGTCGGTCCCCCCGGGCACCCGAGGTCCGCCCTGCTGGTGGGAGCCAACCTCGTCCCCATCGCCACCGACGACACGACACGCAGCGCCTTCGCCGCCCACGCGATCCGGCAGGGCCGCCGGTCATCGTCCATCGTCGGCGCTGCCGATGAGGTCCTGGCACTGTGGGAACGGTTGGCCCCTCACTGGGGGCCCGCCCGGGAAGTGCGCGACGATCAGTTGATGATGGTCGCCACCGCCACCCCCCGGGTCCCCGCGGATGACGAGGTCAGAGTCAGCGAGCCGACCGATCTGGACCTGCTATTCCCGGCGTGCGTCGCCATGTTCACCGAGGAGGTGGGGGTCTCGCCGATCGCCGGCGGCATGGAGTACGCCTACCGTCGTCGGGTCGCCGAACTGATCCGACAGGGTCGTTCCTACGCGCGCTTCGACGACGTCGGTCCGATGTTCAAAGCCGAAGTCGGAGCGTTGTCCCGGCGTGCCTGCCAGATCCAAGGAGTCTGGGTGCGTCCGGAACTGCGGCGCCACGGGCTGGCCGGCCGCGGTATGGCCGCCGTCGTGGAACTCGCGCGGCAGATCAGCCCCATGGTGTCGCTGTACGTGAACTCCTTCAACGTCGGTGCGGTTCGGGCCTATGAAGCGGCTGGATTCCGCACGGTGGAGAGGTTCGCGACGGTGCTGTTCTGA
- a CDS encoding matrixin family metalloprotease has product MIVTLAVAAAGAYGMVNFEELKGQVYSFDAAVDEETALRQAADDAVGFAEQYARPPESNGVGKGYRFSAPAPTGIDADPGHWCGGTVIGYRIDFTGAVRAGSDRDKEIERWRSAFAQWTAASGGRYQFEYRGEADYPLVDARTQTYPIDPELVPDGEIAISYGVPPEIDEPQWQGYRHPGLTETLGFAGLGPIEWSSGPGQSRVTKAMIVMDALDSQADPRRVPTPYPHEAGHALGLSHVPDPGQLMYDTAGATTEMNDGDRAGITRLAMLPCN; this is encoded by the coding sequence GTGATCGTCACCCTGGCTGTCGCTGCCGCAGGCGCCTACGGCATGGTCAACTTCGAGGAACTCAAAGGTCAGGTCTATTCCTTCGATGCGGCGGTGGACGAAGAGACCGCGCTGCGGCAGGCGGCCGACGATGCTGTGGGTTTCGCAGAGCAGTACGCGCGCCCACCCGAGTCCAACGGCGTCGGCAAGGGCTACCGGTTCAGCGCCCCCGCCCCCACCGGTATCGACGCGGACCCGGGTCACTGGTGCGGCGGCACCGTCATCGGCTATCGCATCGACTTCACCGGTGCGGTCCGGGCCGGATCAGACCGGGACAAGGAGATCGAGCGCTGGCGGTCAGCGTTCGCCCAGTGGACAGCCGCGAGCGGGGGCCGATACCAGTTCGAGTACCGCGGTGAGGCCGATTACCCGCTCGTCGACGCCCGGACCCAGACGTACCCCATCGATCCGGAACTGGTTCCGGACGGGGAGATCGCCATCAGCTACGGGGTTCCTCCGGAGATCGACGAGCCCCAGTGGCAGGGTTATCGCCATCCCGGCCTGACCGAGACCTTGGGCTTCGCCGGATTGGGACCGATCGAATGGAGTTCCGGACCTGGTCAGAGCCGAGTGACCAAGGCAATGATCGTCATGGATGCCCTGGACTCGCAGGCCGATCCTCGCCGAGTGCCGACGCCGTACCCGCACGAGGCCGGCCATGCCCTGGGGCTGAGCCATGTCCCCGATCCCGGTCAGCTGATGTACGACACCGCCGGAGCCACGACCGAGATGAACGACGGCGACCGGGCGGGCATCACTCGACTGGCCATGCTGCCCTGCAACTGA
- a CDS encoding proline--tRNA ligase yields the protein MSKLLLRTLREDPADAEVPSHRLLVRAGCVRRVAPGVFAWLPLGYLIYRNVERIVREEMDAAGFQEVHFPALLPREPYEETGRWTEYGDTLFRLHDRKGGDYLLGPTHEEMFTLMVKQEFSSYKDLPLSIYQIQTKYRDEARPRAGILRGREFVMKDSYSFDIDDDGLQASYDAHRDAYIRTFERLGLDYVIVSAMSGAMGGSASEEFLAPCDSGEDSFVRCTTCDYAANTEAVATAIPAAITFADAPEPLVGDTPDTETIASLVDLANARPDLRHPDRAWLAGDTLKNVVLQLTWPDGRSEPLVIGLPGDRDVDLKRLEAVVAPAEVRPFEESDFAAHPTLVRGYIGPQVLGGDSPSGIRYLVDPRVVTGTSWITGANESGRHVFGLVAGRDFTPDGTIEAAEVLDGDPCPRCGGCLSIARGIEIGHIFQLGRKYAEALDLKVLDESGQLVTVTMGSYGIGVSRAVAAIAEQTYDERGLCWPREVAPADVHIVVAGKGDETMAAAEELAREAEIAGVRVLLDDRTGISAGVKFNDADLLGIPTIMIVGKALAEGRVELKDRRSGDRSTVPVGEAVARLVPR from the coding sequence ATGTCGAAACTCCTGCTGCGCACGCTGCGAGAGGACCCCGCTGACGCCGAGGTTCCCAGCCACCGACTGCTCGTCCGAGCAGGCTGCGTGCGTCGCGTCGCCCCCGGAGTGTTCGCGTGGCTTCCCCTCGGCTATCTCATCTACCGCAATGTCGAACGCATCGTGCGCGAAGAGATGGACGCCGCCGGGTTCCAAGAGGTCCACTTCCCGGCCCTCCTGCCGCGCGAACCTTACGAGGAGACCGGTCGTTGGACCGAGTACGGCGACACCTTGTTCCGCCTTCACGACCGCAAAGGTGGTGACTACCTCTTGGGGCCGACGCACGAGGAGATGTTCACCCTGATGGTCAAGCAGGAGTTCTCCTCTTACAAGGACCTTCCCTTGTCCATCTATCAGATCCAGACCAAGTACCGCGACGAAGCCCGCCCGCGGGCCGGGATCCTGCGGGGGCGCGAGTTCGTCATGAAGGACTCGTACTCGTTCGATATCGACGACGACGGTCTGCAGGCCAGTTATGACGCCCACCGAGACGCCTATATCCGCACATTCGAGCGGCTGGGTCTGGACTACGTCATCGTGAGCGCGATGTCGGGTGCCATGGGTGGCTCTGCGAGCGAGGAGTTTCTGGCTCCGTGCGATTCCGGCGAGGACTCGTTCGTGCGCTGCACGACCTGCGACTACGCCGCCAACACCGAGGCCGTGGCAACGGCGATCCCCGCTGCCATCACCTTCGCGGACGCGCCGGAACCGCTGGTGGGGGACACCCCTGACACCGAGACCATCGCGTCATTGGTCGACTTGGCCAACGCCCGTCCAGACCTGCGTCATCCCGATCGTGCGTGGCTGGCCGGTGACACGCTGAAGAACGTCGTTCTGCAACTGACGTGGCCCGACGGTCGTTCCGAGCCCTTGGTCATCGGGTTGCCGGGCGACCGCGACGTCGACCTGAAGCGGCTCGAGGCTGTCGTCGCTCCGGCGGAAGTGCGTCCGTTCGAAGAGTCCGATTTCGCTGCCCATCCCACCCTCGTGCGCGGTTACATCGGACCCCAGGTTTTGGGGGGCGACAGTCCCAGTGGGATCCGGTATCTCGTTGACCCACGCGTCGTGACCGGGACCAGTTGGATCACGGGCGCCAACGAGTCGGGACGCCACGTCTTCGGGCTGGTGGCCGGCCGCGACTTCACCCCCGACGGCACGATCGAAGCTGCCGAGGTCCTCGACGGAGATCCCTGTCCCCGTTGTGGCGGGTGCTTGAGCATCGCCCGCGGCATCGAGATCGGTCACATCTTCCAGCTGGGTCGGAAGTACGCGGAGGCGCTGGACCTGAAGGTCCTCGACGAATCCGGCCAACTCGTCACGGTCACCATGGGCAGTTACGGCATCGGTGTCTCGCGCGCCGTGGCGGCGATTGCCGAACAGACGTACGACGAGCGTGGTCTGTGCTGGCCCCGGGAGGTGGCACCGGCGGATGTGCACATCGTGGTCGCCGGCAAAGGCGACGAGACGATGGCGGCAGCCGAGGAACTCGCTCGCGAAGCCGAGATCGCCGGTGTGCGAGTGCTCCTCGACGATCGCACCGGCATCTCCGCCGGCGTGAAGTTCAACGACGCCGACCTGCTCGGGATCCCCACGATCATGATCGTCGGCAAGGCATTGGCCGAGGGTCGCGTCGAGTTGAAGGACCGGCGCTCCGGGGACCGCAGCACAGTGCCGGTGGGTGAGGCCGTCGCTCGCCTGGTACCGCGTTGA
- a CDS encoding DUF4439 domain-containing protein: MSTDGSRTEAWKSIALGEQAAVYAYGVLTAQFPDGPERSRAIDLGVTHARDRDRARAALAEQSVEPDSPAAFEIPFPMTGPASARRLAAVVESRLVDVYCAAVGQLEGKERRRAAASAAACSARSVRWGARPTAFPGEAEVELVASATPDPTGSAASGSVSPDDGASVG; this comes from the coding sequence ATGAGCACCGATGGCTCGCGCACAGAAGCATGGAAGAGCATTGCGTTGGGCGAACAGGCCGCCGTCTATGCGTACGGCGTGCTTACCGCACAATTCCCCGACGGCCCTGAGCGATCCCGGGCCATCGACCTGGGTGTGACCCATGCCCGCGACCGCGATCGGGCCCGGGCCGCCCTGGCTGAACAGTCCGTCGAACCCGATTCCCCGGCGGCGTTCGAGATCCCCTTCCCCATGACCGGGCCGGCGTCGGCTCGGCGCCTCGCCGCCGTTGTCGAATCCCGCCTGGTCGACGTCTACTGCGCTGCTGTCGGGCAACTCGAGGGCAAGGAGCGGCGCCGGGCGGCGGCCTCTGCCGCCGCGTGCTCGGCCCGATCGGTCCGGTGGGGCGCGCGGCCCACGGCGTTCCCCGGTGAAGCCGAGGTCGAACTCGTCGCTTCGGCGACTCCGGACCCCACCGGCAGCGCCGCCAGTGGCAGCGTCAGCCCGGACGACGGCGCCAGCGTGGGGTGA
- the rimP gene encoding ribosome maturation factor RimP: MADNLGDRIRAVVAGPLASAGIDLEDVEVRTAGRRRLVRVSVDTDAGISLDEVAAATRTVSSLLDESDIMGERSYVLEVGSPGVARPLTLPRHWRRNIGRLVRVVPVDDSEPFVARISAADEVGATVVGGEGERHIDYSSVGRAVVQVELNRSEG, translated from the coding sequence ATGGCGGACAATCTGGGCGATCGAATCCGGGCGGTCGTTGCCGGGCCCCTGGCCTCGGCGGGGATCGATCTCGAGGATGTCGAGGTGCGTACCGCCGGCCGCCGCCGCCTCGTCCGCGTCAGCGTGGACACCGACGCCGGGATCTCCCTCGACGAAGTCGCAGCCGCGACCCGGACAGTGTCGTCGTTGCTCGACGAGTCGGACATCATGGGCGAACGGTCCTACGTCCTCGAGGTGGGGAGCCCCGGCGTTGCCCGCCCACTGACCCTGCCCCGCCACTGGCGCCGCAACATCGGACGACTGGTCCGGGTTGTCCCTGTCGATGACTCCGAACCGTTCGTTGCCCGAATCTCGGCTGCCGACGAAGTCGGCGCCACAGTCGTCGGGGGCGAGGGTGAGCGGCACATCGACTACTCGTCGGTCGGGCGGGCGGTGGTCCAGGTGGAACTGAATCGATCGGAGGGATGA
- the nusA gene encoding transcription termination factor NusA codes for MDIDMAALKSLVRERSLSLDLVVTSIEEALLSAYHHQPGAAARARVTLDRATGHVTVYAEQVDDEGNPGGEFDDTPEGFGRVAAATARQVLTQRLREANSDRTFEEFSAREGDLVSGTVQQGRDPELVMVDLGKVEAVLPVSEQVPGEDYAHGRRLKVIIVSVRRGMRGPQVTVSRTHPDLVRRLFALEVPEIADGVVTIAAMSREAGHRSKIAVQSNNPSVNAKGACIGPMGQRVRQVMAELSGEKIDIIDFSDDPATFIGNALSPAKVTAVEIVSAEARAARVIVPDYQLSLAIGREGQNARLAARMTGWRIDIRSDAATEAGTQAAD; via the coding sequence GTGGACATCGACATGGCGGCTTTGAAATCGCTCGTGCGGGAGCGCTCGCTCTCGTTGGACCTCGTGGTGACCAGCATCGAAGAAGCCCTGCTGAGCGCGTATCACCACCAACCGGGAGCCGCTGCGCGTGCGCGGGTCACCTTGGACCGCGCCACGGGGCATGTGACCGTCTACGCCGAACAGGTCGACGACGAGGGGAATCCGGGCGGCGAGTTCGACGACACCCCTGAAGGTTTCGGGCGGGTGGCGGCGGCGACGGCTCGCCAGGTACTCACTCAGCGCCTGCGGGAAGCGAACTCCGATCGGACGTTCGAGGAGTTCTCCGCGCGGGAGGGCGACCTGGTCAGTGGAACGGTCCAGCAGGGCCGTGACCCGGAGCTCGTCATGGTGGACCTCGGCAAGGTCGAAGCGGTACTCCCGGTCTCGGAGCAGGTGCCGGGCGAGGACTATGCCCATGGCCGACGTTTGAAGGTAATCATCGTGTCCGTACGCCGAGGTATGCGTGGGCCTCAGGTCACCGTCTCGCGGACCCACCCGGATCTGGTCCGGCGACTGTTCGCTCTTGAGGTACCGGAGATCGCCGACGGCGTGGTCACCATCGCTGCGATGTCCCGCGAGGCGGGACACCGCTCCAAGATCGCCGTGCAGAGCAACAACCCCTCGGTCAACGCCAAAGGTGCCTGCATCGGCCCCATGGGCCAGCGGGTTCGGCAGGTCATGGCGGAGCTGTCCGGCGAGAAGATCGACATCATCGACTTCAGCGACGATCCGGCCACGTTCATCGGCAACGCACTCTCGCCCGCGAAGGTGACCGCCGTCGAGATCGTCAGTGCCGAGGCTCGGGCGGCGCGAGTGATCGTGCCCGATTATCAACTGTCCTTGGCCATCGGACGGGAAGGTCAGAACGCGCGCCTGGCTGCCCGCATGACGGGGTGGCGCATCGACATCCGCTCGGACGCCGCGACTGAGGCTGGTACGCAGGCCGCGGACTGA
- a CDS encoding YlxR family protein: MVRSVVERTCVGCRQRDDQSDLLRVVAAGTALVPDSRVRQAGRGAYLHLRAECLHLAERRRAFPRALRVDGPLSVSAVAAVVQQEEMTVRGSGD; the protein is encoded by the coding sequence ATGGTCCGATCCGTGGTTGAACGCACCTGTGTGGGATGTCGACAACGTGATGACCAATCCGACCTACTGCGCGTCGTGGCTGCGGGAACCGCATTGGTTCCCGATAGCCGGGTGCGACAGGCGGGGCGGGGTGCATACCTGCACCTCCGCGCCGAGTGTCTCCATCTCGCAGAACGCCGCCGGGCTTTCCCGCGCGCGCTGCGAGTGGACGGACCCCTGTCAGTGTCCGCTGTGGCAGCGGTCGTGCAGCAAGAAGAGATGACCGTCCGAGGATCGGGAGATTGA